Below is a genomic region from Persicimonas caeni.
CGCTCAAAGACATATGGTGGGCGCGCTATCTGGCCCCGTGGTATCCGCACAAAGTGACAATCAGTTTCGTCGACATGCTCCAGGCATTTCACCGCCAGATGGAGCAAGAACAATTATGGCAAACCCGGTCTGACGACCGGGTTTACGAAAAACAGACAACTCAACTGGCCCGACACGCGCCGCCAGGGGCCGATGGGGCTCGCAAGGCGGCCTGAAACGGCCTACCTTCGGCCCAATTTACGAGGGCAAGATGCCCTCGCACCGAAGAAAACGCCGACAAATTCGGCGAAACTCCAGCCTAATAGATGGCGCCCCAACCCAGCAAGGCCACCAACACCGCCAAGAAACAACCCATGACTGACACCCACAAAAACTACCTCACCCACCAAACATCCATCTGGTCGTGGCTGACCACCACCGACCACAAGCGCATCGCCATCTTGTACTTGGTGACGCTGCTCTTCTTCTTTCTCGTGGGCGGCGCGGCGGCCACCCTGATCCGCCTCGAGCTTGCCACGCCCGCAGGCGACGTGGTCCAGGCGGACACCTACAACCGGCTGTTCACCATCCACGGCACGGTGATGGTGTGGTTCTTTCTGATCCCGTCGATCCCGACGACGCTGGGCAACTTCTTGGTCCCGCTGATGATCGGCGCCGACGACCTGGCCTTCCCGCGGCTCAACCTGGCGAGTTGGTACGTCTTCGTGTTCGGCGGGCTCTTTACCCTGGCGGCGATCATCCTGGGCGGCGTCGACACCGGCTGGACCTTTTACACGCCCTACAGCTCGACCTACGCCAACTCGGCGGTGATCACGGTGATGGTCGGCGTGGCCATCGTGGGGTTCTCGTCGATCATGACCGCCATCAACTTCATCGTGACCATCCACACGATGCGCGCGCCGGGGATGGGCTGGTTTCGCATGCCGCTCTTTTTGTGGGCGAACTACGCCACCTCCATCATCATGGTGCTGGCCACGCCCGTGCTCACCATCACGCTGGCGCTGGTGGGCCTGGAGCGCATCTTCGGCATCGGCATCTTCGACCCCACGCTGGGCGGCGACCCGCTCTTGTTCCAGCACCTGTTCTGGTTCTACTCCCACCCGGCGGTCTACATCATGATCTTGCCGGGCATGGGCGTGATCAGCGAACTCATCACGGCGTACTCGCGAAAGCCGATTTTCGGCTACAAGGCCATCGCGTTCGCCAGCATCGCCATCGCGATCCTGGGCTTTTTGGTGTGGGGCCACCACATGTTCGTGGCCGGCCAGTCGGTGTACGCGAGCATGATGTTCTCGATCCTGAGCTATATGGTCGCCATCCCGTCGGCCATCAAGGTCTTCAACTGGACCGCCACGCTCTACAAGGGCCAGATCAGCCTCAAGACCCCAATGCTCTACGCGCTCGGCTTTATCGGGCTCTTTACGTTCGGCGGGCTCACCGGGCTCTTCGTCGCGGCGCTGGCGGTCGACGTGCACGTGCACGACACCTACTTCGTGGTCGCCCACTTCCACTACATCATGGTCGGCGGCATGGTCACCGCGTTCATGGGCGGGCTGCACTACTGGTGGCCCAAGATCACCGGGCGGATGTACCCCGAGTTTTTGGGCCAGATTTCGGCGATCAACATCTTTTTGGGCTTCAACCTGACCTTCTTCCCGCAGTTCATCCTCGGCTACCTGGGCATGCCGCGGCGCTACCACGAGTATCCGGCGGAGTTTCAGGAGCTCAACGTCGCCTCGACGCTGGGGGCCTCGATCTTGGCGGTCGGCTATATTCTGCCCATCGCGTACCTGATCTGGTCGCTACGCTACGGCAAAAAGGCCCCCAAGAACCCGTGGAAGGCCACGGGCTTGGAGTGGGAGGCGGCAGACTCGCCGCCCATCGCCGAGAACTTCGACGAGAAGCCGAAGGTGACCAAGAAGCCGTACCACTACGACCCGACCGAGGACGTAGAGGAGGCCTATGTCTGAGTCGACCCGAGACACGCCGGCCCACCAATTCGAGAGCCTCGACCAGCAGCACCACGCGGCCACGCTGGGCATGTGGATCTTCTTGTCGAGCGAGATCATGCTCTTCGGCGGGATGTTCGTGGGCTACACCGTCTACCGAATCCTCTACGGCGAGACCTTCCAGAAGGTCGGCGCGGAGCTGAACCTGCTGCTCGGCAGCGTCAACACCGTCATCCTGATCACCAGCAGCTTCACGATCGCCGTGGCCGTCCACGCCGCCAAAGACGCGCGCCAGAAGCTCACGCGCCTGATGCTCGCCGCGACCGCCTCGCTCGGCTCGGTCTTCCTGCTCATCAAGGGCTACGAGTGGTACGAGGAGCTCCACAAAAACCTCGTCCCCTTCGAGGGGATGCCCTTCGCCTTCTCGGGCGCCGACGTCGGGGCGGCCAAGATCTTCATGAGCTTTTACTTCGCCATGACCGGCTTTCACTTTTTGCACCTGCTCATCGGCGTGGGCCTGGTCAGCTGGATGCTCCTGCTGAGCTTTCGCGGCAAGATCTCGAAGAAAAAGCCCAACAATCTCGAGATGACCGGGCTCTACTGGCACCTGGTCGACGTCATCTGGGTCTTCATCTACCCGCTCTTCTACCTGGTGGGACCATGAGCGAGACCGACACAACGCAACAGCCCGAGGGGAGCTACACCGAACTCACCGTCGTCTACGCAGCGCTTCTCGTCCTGCTGGGGCTGACGATCGTGCTCTCGTTCGTCGGGCTCGGCTCGACGCTCGCCCTGGTCGTCGCACTGGGGCTCGCGGCCGCCAAGACGGGGCTGATCATGTGGTACTTCATGCACCTAAAGTACCGGGTGAGCCTGGTGTGGCTCTTCGCGGTGGCGGGGATGGTGTGGCTGCTGGTGCTCTTCGGGCTCACGTTGAGTGATTATGTGACGCGGTGGTGGGTGTTGTTCGAGGGCTGAGTACGAATTGCAGGCATTGCCGGTTCGTGGCGATGCCCCCTACAGCGGCAAACTCAAATAACCGTCGAAGGAGATTCGCCCGCCATCTTGCTCGTCTCCGTACGAGCCTTCGACCATCAAGTTGAGCTCCACGCCCAGCCGCGCGCCGTTGTCGAAGTTGATCGCATGCCCGTACATCATGCCCATCGTATAGCTCGACGTGGGGGTGTAGGCCTCGAACTCGTCCCCCCATGGCTCGCGACGAACAAAGCTTCGACCGTCGTCGAAGACGTACGAGACGCCGTTGATGAGCCCGAAGGTCGTGTCGAAGATCTCGTCACGCCCCATGGTGAGGACAGCCCCGCCCTCCACGCTGCCGAAAGAGGCACCATAGTCGACCCAACCGCCGCCGAGTCCGCCCACGAGCGCGAACCACTCGACGTTGAACGGCTCCCATCGCAACAAGAAGCGTCCGCTATATTGGCGCGGATCGGCCTGACCAATTCGCGGGTCGCCTTCTTCGTATCTTGGCCCGGAGTCATCTAAATGGGAGACGCCGGCGGTCGAAAAGGCTAGCCCCAGGGCCAGCTTATGATTCACCGCAGACGTGTAGCGTAGATCCGGGACCACCGCGGCCTCGCCATAGAGGCTGTTCAAACCGACACCGACTGACACCGCCCGGGTATAACCCTCCTTGTGAGCGGCCAAAGAACGCAACGTCGTCGGCGGACGCGCCCCCACCGAACAGCCCGACAACACAACGACGGCAGCTAGGCTCGTCACGAGCGCACCAACAGTGATTCCCCAGCGATCTGACATGACTCGACTCGCAAGACTTGGTCTAGAAACGAAGTGACCTCACGGAGGTGGGCTATTCTGTCAGCGATAGAGATGCGATGCAAAAGAGGAGCCCACGCACGCCGTCACGGCGTAAAAGCCTCGCCTCGCCCCAGTTCGGCCTTTTTCCAAATGTAAAAGCCTCGCCTCGCCCCAATTCGGCCTTTTCCAAACGTAAAAGCCTCGCCTCGCGAGCGTCGATGCCTCTTTGCAGCGTAAAAGCCTCGCCTCGCGAGCGTCGATGCCTCTTTGCAGCGTAAAAGCCTCCCCTCGCGCCCGGCGAGGCTTTGCGCTTGGCAGGAGCGTGTCCGTCTCGCCCGGCGAGGCTTTGCGGTTGGCGAGAGCACGTCGATCTCGCGCGGCGAGGCTTTGCGGTTGACAGGAGCATGTCC
It encodes:
- the ctaD gene encoding cytochrome c oxidase subunit I — encoded protein: MTDTHKNYLTHQTSIWSWLTTTDHKRIAILYLVTLLFFFLVGGAAATLIRLELATPAGDVVQADTYNRLFTIHGTVMVWFFLIPSIPTTLGNFLVPLMIGADDLAFPRLNLASWYVFVFGGLFTLAAIILGGVDTGWTFYTPYSSTYANSAVITVMVGVAIVGFSSIMTAINFIVTIHTMRAPGMGWFRMPLFLWANYATSIIMVLATPVLTITLALVGLERIFGIGIFDPTLGGDPLLFQHLFWFYSHPAVYIMILPGMGVISELITAYSRKPIFGYKAIAFASIAIAILGFLVWGHHMFVAGQSVYASMMFSILSYMVAIPSAIKVFNWTATLYKGQISLKTPMLYALGFIGLFTFGGLTGLFVAALAVDVHVHDTYFVVAHFHYIMVGGMVTAFMGGLHYWWPKITGRMYPEFLGQISAINIFLGFNLTFFPQFILGYLGMPRRYHEYPAEFQELNVASTLGASILAVGYILPIAYLIWSLRYGKKAPKNPWKATGLEWEAADSPPIAENFDEKPKVTKKPYHYDPTEDVEEAYV
- a CDS encoding cytochrome c oxidase subunit 3 family protein, which gives rise to MSESTRDTPAHQFESLDQQHHAATLGMWIFLSSEIMLFGGMFVGYTVYRILYGETFQKVGAELNLLLGSVNTVILITSSFTIAVAVHAAKDARQKLTRLMLAATASLGSVFLLIKGYEWYEELHKNLVPFEGMPFAFSGADVGAAKIFMSFYFAMTGFHFLHLLIGVGLVSWMLLLSFRGKISKKKPNNLEMTGLYWHLVDVIWVFIYPLFYLVGP
- a CDS encoding cytochrome C oxidase subunit IV family protein, which codes for MSETDTTQQPEGSYTELTVVYAALLVLLGLTIVLSFVGLGSTLALVVALGLAAAKTGLIMWYFMHLKYRVSLVWLFAVAGMVWLLVLFGLTLSDYVTRWWVLFEG